In one Pseudomonadota bacterium genomic region, the following are encoded:
- a CDS encoding tetratricopeptide repeat protein, which yields MKKLALGLALACLAVPAAAEIEEARDLMEAGRFEEAYAAFWPAARSGNADAEELIGVMYALGLGVEQDYVRAFEWYLRSAMKGHPGAQSGVGWYYEVGLGMPAPDLTRAYMWYVLSAIGGDPDAAISKEEVVKKMTPEEIAHAEALVDDYRVWMYPFR from the coding sequence ATGAAGAAGCTTGCGCTTGGGCTTGCGCTTGCCTGCCTTGCGGTGCCCGCTGCGGCCGAGATCGAAGAGGCGCGCGATCTGATGGAGGCCGGGCGCTTCGAGGAAGCCTATGCCGCGTTCTGGCCTGCGGCGCGGTCCGGCAATGCCGATGCCGAGGAGCTCATCGGGGTCATGTACGCGCTGGGGCTCGGGGTCGAGCAGGACTACGTGCGGGCCTTCGAGTGGTACCTGCGATCGGCGATGAAGGGACATCCCGGCGCGCAATCTGGTGTGGGCTGGTACTACGAGGTCGGCCTCGGTATGCCGGCCCCCGATCTCACGCGGGCCTACATGTGGTACGTGCTTTCGGCCATCGGAGGCGATCCGGACGCGGCGATTTCGAAGGAGGAGGTGGTCAAGAAGATGACCCCCGAAGAGATCGCCCATGCCGAAGCCCTCGTGGATGATTACCGGGTCTGGATGTACCCGTTTCGGTGA
- a CDS encoding cytochrome c peroxidase produces MASEPITSDDFLPFDEDQAKIGQLLFYDKVLSGNLNISCGTCHHHTLHGGDGLSLGIGEGGVGIGPERVSLGGADRIRKRIPRSAPTLWNLGHRSVRVLFHDGRLSIDDLYGNGFNSPAEEWLPQGLDNIIAAQAVLPLTAQFEMAGNPAENEVAGAVHDRIDAAWPILAKRVRVIPEYGEMFVAAFPDVGSPEEVTIVEIANALGAFIGSEWQSYDSPYDDWLRDGTPLPAAAERGRKLFFGKASCHTCHSGPLFTDQDFHALALPAFGPGRTRRFDPMPRDVGRMGETDLLEDAYRFRTPSLRNVALTAPYGHNGAYPTLRGILEHHRDPRAARAAWRPTMAELPDAAWLEAIDFVIQSDAREMARQEAALDLDGIPLSDAELSDIEAFLHALTGKTAHTRPLGRPDAVPSGLPVD; encoded by the coding sequence CTGGCAAGCGAGCCCATCACCTCGGATGATTTTCTGCCCTTCGACGAAGATCAAGCCAAGATCGGGCAGCTGCTCTTCTACGACAAGGTTCTCTCCGGCAACCTCAACATTTCCTGCGGCACCTGCCACCATCACACGCTCCATGGCGGCGATGGCCTGAGCCTCGGGATCGGCGAAGGCGGCGTGGGGATCGGCCCGGAGCGGGTCTCGCTCGGCGGGGCCGACCGCATCCGAAAGCGGATCCCGCGCTCGGCGCCGACGCTGTGGAACCTCGGCCACCGCTCGGTGCGCGTGCTCTTCCATGATGGTCGGCTGAGCATCGATGATCTTTACGGCAACGGCTTCAATTCCCCGGCCGAGGAATGGCTTCCGCAGGGCCTCGACAACATCATCGCCGCGCAGGCCGTGCTGCCGCTCACGGCGCAGTTCGAGATGGCGGGGAACCCGGCGGAAAACGAGGTGGCGGGGGCGGTGCATGACCGGATCGACGCCGCCTGGCCGATCCTCGCCAAGCGCGTCCGGGTGATCCCGGAATACGGCGAGATGTTCGTGGCCGCCTTCCCCGATGTTGGGTCTCCCGAGGAGGTGACGATCGTGGAGATCGCCAACGCGCTCGGGGCCTTCATCGGCTCGGAATGGCAAAGCTACGACAGCCCCTATGACGACTGGCTCCGGGACGGGACGCCCCTGCCCGCCGCCGCCGAACGGGGCCGAAAGCTCTTCTTCGGCAAAGCAAGCTGTCATACCTGCCACTCGGGGCCGCTCTTCACCGATCAGGACTTCCACGCCCTCGCGCTCCCCGCTTTCGGCCCGGGCCGCACGCGGCGCTTCGATCCCATGCCGCGCGACGTGGGACGGATGGGAGAGACGGACCTCCTCGAGGATGCTTACCGCTTTCGGACGCCCTCGCTCCGCAACGTGGCGCTCACCGCGCCCTACGGCCATAACGGGGCCTATCCCACGCTGCGCGGGATCCTCGAGCATCACCGCGATCCCCGCGCGGCCCGTGCCGCGTGGCGTCCGACGATGGCAGAGTTGCCCGACGCAGCATGGCTGGAAGCCATTGATTTCGTGATACAATCCGATGCAAGGGAAATGGCTCGGCAAGAGGCCGCGCTCGATCTCGACGGCATCCCCCTCAGCGACGCGGAGCTCAGTGATATCGAGGCCTTCCTTCACGCGCTAACCGGGAAAACGGCGCACACGCGCCCCCTCGGGCGGCCCGACGCCGTGCCCTCGGGCCTCCCCGTCGACTGA
- a CDS encoding TRAP transporter small permease, which yields MPLLLGLLRPLEKLNDVLLAIGRALAIAALALMVFFILYQIFMRLFFDAPNWTEEAARFLMLWMTGLIGPLAYRQGGFVAIDMLERALSRVLSSLLSLLLLGCAMAVIWTCAQLGWENVNSFTARGNSASLRLPLDWFGGERIRFKNAWAFASLFVGFSLLVLVNLELILRQLITLLGGQERLKPLAEAAPID from the coding sequence ATGCCGCTACTGCTGGGGCTCTTGCGGCCCCTGGAGAAGCTGAACGATGTGCTTCTGGCCATCGGTCGCGCCTTGGCCATCGCGGCGCTGGCGCTGATGGTCTTTTTCATCCTCTACCAGATTTTCATGCGGCTCTTCTTCGACGCGCCGAACTGGACAGAGGAAGCCGCGCGCTTCCTGATGCTCTGGATGACCGGCCTCATCGGGCCGCTGGCCTACCGCCAGGGCGGCTTCGTGGCCATCGACATGCTCGAACGCGCGCTCAGCCGGGTCCTCTCCTCGCTCCTGTCGCTTCTCTTGCTCGGCTGCGCCATGGCCGTCATCTGGACCTGCGCGCAGCTCGGTTGGGAGAATGTGAACAGCTTTACCGCGCGGGGCAATTCCGCCTCGCTCCGCCTCCCGCTCGACTGGTTCGGGGGCGAGCGCATCCGCTTCAAGAACGCCTGGGCCTTCGCCTCGCTTTTCGTGGGCTTCTCGCTCCTCGTCCTCGTGAACCTGGAGCTCATCCTCCGCCAGCTCATCACGCTGCTGGGTGGGCAAGAGCGCCTGAAACCCCTCGCCGAAGCGGCCCCGATCGACTGA
- the dctP gene encoding TRAP transporter substrate-binding protein DctP produces the protein MLKGLTKAALAAALLASSAMGAYAAGHAEFTLRATANSNENDEDYDGLIVFKDYVEAASNGAIAVELFIGTQLCSGGTECLQGVSDGSIDIFVTTSGGASGVFPYVQVFDLPYVMADDRVAEYVLTQTDFTRQMRARMLEDSGDTIRLMTIGNTGGWRNFANTQRRLAAPADFDGLKLRTVVADLPQELVKALGASPTPIPWPELFTSFQTGVVDGSKNGITDIMNMKFPDAGLQYVTLDGHAYMGALWVMNNETFMSMDGSLRRVVVDGFYALQQATFASPKRKSIQAYADFVAGGGDLYVPTPAEKAAFAEAAEPVLGWFNDNIDGGPETLENLQAAVAEAEDFLAEGRAADLN, from the coding sequence ATGCTCAAAGGTCTCACCAAGGCGGCACTGGCCGCCGCACTCCTCGCCTCTTCGGCGATGGGCGCCTACGCGGCGGGCCACGCGGAGTTCACGCTCCGCGCCACCGCGAATTCCAACGAGAACGACGAGGATTATGACGGCCTCATCGTCTTCAAGGACTATGTCGAAGCGGCCTCCAACGGCGCTATCGCCGTAGAGCTCTTCATCGGCACGCAGCTCTGCTCGGGCGGCACGGAATGCCTTCAGGGCGTCTCCGACGGCTCCATCGACATCTTCGTGACCACCTCGGGCGGTGCCTCGGGCGTCTTCCCCTACGTGCAGGTCTTCGATCTGCCCTACGTGATGGCCGATGACCGCGTGGCCGAATACGTGCTCACGCAGACCGACTTCACCCGCCAGATGCGCGCGCGGATGCTTGAGGATTCAGGCGACACGATCCGCCTCATGACCATCGGCAATACGGGCGGCTGGAGGAACTTCGCCAACACCCAGCGCCGCCTTGCGGCACCGGCTGATTTCGACGGGCTCAAGCTCCGCACCGTCGTGGCCGACCTGCCCCAGGAACTCGTGAAGGCCCTCGGCGCCTCGCCCACCCCGATCCCGTGGCCCGAGCTCTTCACCTCGTTCCAGACCGGCGTCGTCGACGGCTCCAAGAACGGCATCACCGACATCATGAACATGAAGTTCCCCGATGCCGGCCTCCAGTACGTCACGCTCGACGGGCACGCCTACATGGGCGCGCTCTGGGTAATGAACAACGAGACGTTCATGTCCATGGACGGAAGCCTGCGCCGCGTGGTGGTGGATGGCTTCTACGCGCTCCAGCAGGCCACCTTCGCCTCGCCCAAGCGCAAGTCGATCCAGGCCTATGCCGATTTCGTGGCGGGCGGCGGTGACCTCTACGTGCCCACGCCGGCCGAGAAAGCCGCCTTCGCGGAGGCCGCCGAGCCGGTGCTCGGCTGGTTCAACGACAACATCGACGGTGGCCCCGAAACGCTGGAAAACCTCCAGGCCGCCGTGGCCGAGGCCGAGGACTTCCTCGCAGAGGGTCGCGCCGCAGATCTCAACTGA
- a CDS encoding TRAP transporter large permease, which produces MLIWFLPVFLFLLMIGLPVVFGLLLAPGALLALEGQTRDLAVLYRNLYNGIDSFPLMALPFFMLAGEIMNRGGITIRLVEFSQAIMGHLRGGLAQVNILSSILFAGLSGSAVADTSALGSTLIPAMEKNGYTRRFAAAVTAASSVIGPIIPPSGIMIIYAYVMGESVAALFLAGIVPGILVGVGLMIMVRVTADRYDLPPAQRVVHENQTISPVEFWTSLILLRVTFGFLLFRIIGGAAGFFGDDAPASQAWINLALFVACCVTMHLLLVQYRGRVSHDFRLVCKKAVAPLLTPVIILGGILGGFMTPTEASAIAVAYALFVSVVVLRSMKVSDFSGVLARSALASSAVLLLVGAAVSFKTVVALSGAPQILAEFILSLSENPLVLLLLINLLLFIVGMFLDAGPAIIILGPILGPIFVDLGVHPVHFAIIMSVNLTVGLATPPMGLVLFVASSVSREKVETIAKAILPFLAVEVAVIFLITYVPAISMSVPYLTGFIACPPEAGFFECISPPPPAN; this is translated from the coding sequence ATGTTGATCTGGTTCCTGCCCGTCTTCCTCTTCCTGCTGATGATCGGGCTGCCCGTGGTGTTCGGGCTTCTGCTGGCTCCGGGCGCGCTCCTTGCGCTCGAAGGGCAGACCCGCGATCTCGCGGTGCTCTACCGCAACCTCTATAACGGTATCGACAGCTTCCCGCTGATGGCGCTGCCCTTCTTCATGCTGGCGGGCGAGATCATGAACCGGGGCGGGATCACGATCCGCCTCGTGGAGTTCTCCCAGGCCATCATGGGCCATCTCCGCGGCGGGCTTGCGCAGGTCAACATCCTGAGCTCCATCCTCTTCGCGGGCCTCTCGGGCTCCGCCGTCGCGGATACCTCCGCGCTGGGCTCCACGCTCATCCCCGCCATGGAGAAGAACGGCTATACCCGTCGCTTCGCGGCCGCCGTTACAGCGGCAAGCTCCGTCATCGGGCCCATCATCCCGCCCTCGGGCATCATGATCATCTACGCCTACGTCATGGGCGAAAGCGTGGCCGCGCTCTTTCTCGCGGGCATCGTGCCGGGCATCCTCGTGGGCGTGGGGCTCATGATCATGGTCCGCGTCACCGCGGACCGCTACGACCTGCCGCCCGCCCAGCGCGTGGTGCATGAGAACCAGACGATCAGCCCGGTGGAATTCTGGACGTCGCTCATCCTTCTCCGGGTGACCTTCGGCTTCCTGCTCTTCCGGATCATCGGCGGGGCGGCGGGCTTCTTCGGCGACGACGCGCCCGCGAGCCAGGCCTGGATCAATCTCGCGCTCTTCGTCGCTTGCTGCGTGACGATGCATCTTCTGCTCGTGCAGTACAGGGGCCGCGTGAGCCACGATTTCCGCCTTGTCTGCAAGAAGGCCGTGGCGCCGCTGCTCACGCCCGTCATTATCCTTGGCGGCATCCTCGGGGGCTTCATGACGCCGACGGAGGCTTCCGCCATCGCCGTGGCCTACGCGCTTTTCGTCTCGGTGGTCGTCCTGCGCTCCATGAAGGTGAGCGATTTCTCCGGCGTCCTCGCCCGCTCGGCGCTCGCCTCCTCGGCGGTCCTCCTGCTCGTGGGCGCGGCGGTGAGCTTCAAGACGGTGGTGGCCCTGTCCGGTGCGCCGCAGATCCTGGCGGAATTCATCCTGAGCCTCTCGGAGAACCCGCTCGTCCTGCTGCTCCTCATCAATCTCCTGCTCTTTATCGTGGGCATGTTCCTCGATGCGGGCCCCGCCATCATCATCCTGGGCCCGATCCTCGGGCCCATCTTCGTCGATCTCGGCGTCCACCCGGTGCATTTCGCCATCATCATGAGCGTGAACCTCACTGTAGGCCTCGCCACGCCGCCCATGGGTCTCGTCCTCTTCGTGGCAAGCTCGGTCTCGCGCGAGAAGGTGGAAACGATCGCCAAGGCGATCCTGCCCTTCCTCGCCGTGGAGGTCGCGGTGATCTTCCTGATCACCTACGTGCCCGCGATCTCCATGTCGGTGCCCTATCTCACCGGCTTCATCGCCTGTCCGCCCGAGGCGGGCTTCTTCGAATGCATCAGCCCGCCGCCACCAGCCAACTAG
- a CDS encoding GntR family transcriptional regulator, with amino-acid sequence MSETAATRAAEALRQLIFRGELAPGSDHLEAELADQLGMSRTPVREALTKLEAQGLVTIRPRRGARVVGLSPEDMDEIYDVLTVLEAAAAGRAAARRLSSSELAPMETAIDAMEDALARRDLEAWADADDAFHTALVAASGNARLAETVALHTDQVRRARSVTLRLRPPPHGSNADHRAVLTAIRRGEAAEAERLHRRHRSRARALLVDILKRHQLNRV; translated from the coding sequence ATGAGCGAGACCGCCGCCACCCGCGCCGCCGAGGCTCTGCGACAGCTGATCTTTCGGGGGGAACTCGCGCCGGGATCCGATCATCTCGAGGCGGAGCTCGCGGACCAGCTCGGCATGTCGCGCACGCCCGTACGCGAAGCGTTGACCAAGCTCGAGGCGCAGGGGCTCGTGACGATACGTCCGCGTCGGGGCGCACGCGTGGTGGGGCTCTCGCCGGAGGACATGGACGAGATCTACGATGTCCTCACGGTGCTAGAGGCTGCGGCAGCGGGGCGGGCCGCGGCGCGGCGGCTCTCGAGCTCGGAACTCGCGCCCATGGAGACGGCCATTGATGCCATGGAGGATGCGCTCGCGCGGCGCGACCTCGAGGCCTGGGCGGATGCGGACGATGCCTTCCACACCGCCCTCGTGGCGGCATCGGGCAATGCGCGGCTGGCCGAGACGGTGGCGTTGCACACCGATCAAGTACGGCGGGCGCGGTCCGTAACGCTGCGCCTGCGCCCGCCGCCCCACGGCTCGAATGCCGACCACCGCGCCGTCCTCACCGCGATCCGTCGGGGAGAGGCGGCGGAGGCCGAGCGGCTCCACCGGCGGCACAGGAGCCGCGCGCGAGCGCTCCTCGTCGACATCCTGAAACGACATCAGCTCAATCGCGTATGA
- a CDS encoding flavin reductase family protein, translating into MGQMETFAPTKDNSRKLRDALGRFATGVTVVTVASPDGPMGFTANSFASVSLDPPLVMWCPAKSSNRFEAYTSGKPFAIHVLSAAQEEIGNAFAKEPHAFDGLDWEAHPDGTPLLKAPLARFHCAEHAIYDGGDHVITVGRVLSVTTQPGEPLLFASGTYGRFTQG; encoded by the coding sequence ATGGGTCAGATGGAGACATTCGCACCGACGAAGGACAACAGCCGCAAGCTGCGCGATGCGCTCGGCCGTTTCGCCACCGGCGTCACCGTCGTCACCGTGGCGAGCCCCGACGGCCCTATGGGCTTCACGGCCAACAGCTTTGCTAGCGTTTCCCTCGATCCGCCCCTTGTCATGTGGTGCCCGGCCAAGAGTTCCAACCGCTTCGAGGCCTACACTTCTGGCAAGCCCTTCGCGATCCACGTCCTGAGCGCCGCGCAAGAGGAGATCGGCAATGCCTTCGCCAAGGAGCCCCACGCCTTCGACGGGCTCGACTGGGAGGCCCATCCCGATGGCACGCCGCTCCTGAAGGCGCCCCTCGCCCGCTTCCACTGCGCCGAGCACGCCATCTACGACGGCGGCGACCACGTCATCACGGTGGGGCGGGTGCTCTCGGTGACGACGCAGCCCGGCGAGCCGCTTCTTTTCGCGTCCGGCACCTATGGACGCTTTACGCAGGGCTGA
- a CDS encoding aldo/keto reductase, with the protein MDRITLAKGEDAPLELSRIVYGMWRLGDDDDTSPSHIEAKIEACLAQGITTMDQADIYGGYEAEELLGAAFKAAPALKDKVEIVTKCDIVAPAGRYAGARVKYYDTSGAHITASVDHSLRLMGVDKIDLLLIHRPDPMMDAAETGAALDAVVAAGKVAHVGVSNFKLHDWNLLQSAMDTPLVTNQIEISLLHHAPFTNGDIAYLQERGVPPMAWSPLAGGELFRNAAVMTALGKVAEAQGVDETAVAVAWLLAHPARIMPVMGTNNLKRIAGFSDALKVEMDRQTWFELYTAALGHEVP; encoded by the coding sequence ATGGACCGCATCACGCTAGCCAAGGGCGAAGACGCCCCGCTCGAGCTCAGCCGCATCGTCTACGGCATGTGGCGGCTGGGCGACGACGACGATACCTCGCCGTCGCACATCGAGGCCAAGATCGAAGCCTGCCTCGCCCAAGGCATTACCACCATGGACCAGGCCGACATCTACGGCGGCTACGAGGCCGAGGAGCTACTGGGCGCGGCGTTCAAGGCTGCGCCTGCGCTGAAGGACAAGGTCGAGATCGTCACGAAATGCGATATCGTGGCGCCCGCGGGCCGCTACGCCGGTGCGCGCGTGAAGTATTACGACACGTCCGGCGCCCATATCACGGCTTCCGTCGACCACTCGCTGCGGCTCATGGGCGTGGACAAGATCGACCTCCTCCTCATCCACCGCCCGGACCCGATGATGGACGCAGCGGAAACGGGCGCCGCCCTCGACGCCGTCGTGGCGGCGGGCAAGGTCGCCCATGTGGGCGTGTCGAACTTCAAGCTCCATGACTGGAACCTCCTGCAATCGGCCATGGACACGCCCCTCGTCACGAACCAGATCGAGATCAGCCTCCTCCACCACGCCCCCTTCACCAACGGGGACATCGCCTACCTACAGGAGCGCGGCGTGCCGCCCATGGCGTGGTCGCCGCTCGCGGGCGGTGAGCTCTTCCGCAACGCGGCCGTCATGACGGCGCTGGGCAAGGTGGCCGAGGCGCAGGGCGTCGACGAGACCGCCGTCGCCGTGGCATGGCTCCTCGCGCATCCCGCACGGATCATGCCCGTCATGGGGACCAACAATCTCAAGCGCATCGCGGGCTTCTCCGACGCGCTCAAGGTCGAGATGGACCGCCAGACGTGGTTTGAGCTTTACACCGCCGCCCTCGGGCACGAAGTCCCCTAG
- a CDS encoding aminotransferase class I/II-fold pyridoxal phosphate-dependent enzyme, producing MTNFPDVHQAEPIPEAAREELAALMQSADLFRYTSENSPVSRLEARFAERMGVKYAVAVASCSAALFLSLKALGLKPGARVLIPAFTFAAVPSSVVHAECVPVLVECGENYRIDFADFEAKLPSADAVLISHMRGHTSDMDAIMALADAAGIPVVEDAAHSLGTLWNGKRIGTIGRVGCFSFQSYKMLNSGEGGMLITDDADLAARAVIMSGAYEHNWKKHPVLQEPFKRWQNKLPLYNTRLSNLSAVVVDAQLAELDRRCAQGKRNHDHMAAILNETEFFDVPAPLPGEHRAPDSIQFNLTGFTDDEARALVAELKARHLGAQVFGLSTDNARAFWNWAFLPEASIPGGDLPKTRAMLERACDVRLPARLSLEEVEMIAEAVIAAAYSAKGTGRQVAAE from the coding sequence ATGACGAACTTTCCTGACGTCCACCAGGCAGAACCCATCCCCGAGGCCGCCCGCGAAGAGCTGGCAGCGCTCATGCAGAGCGCGGATCTCTTCCGCTACACCTCCGAAAACAGCCCCGTATCGCGCCTCGAGGCCCGCTTTGCCGAGCGCATGGGCGTCAAATACGCCGTCGCCGTGGCCTCCTGCTCCGCCGCGCTCTTCCTGTCGCTCAAGGCGCTTGGACTTAAGCCCGGCGCGCGCGTGCTGATCCCAGCCTTCACCTTCGCCGCCGTCCCCTCCTCCGTGGTCCACGCCGAATGCGTGCCGGTCCTCGTGGAATGCGGCGAGAATTACCGCATCGACTTCGCGGATTTCGAAGCCAAGCTCCCCAGCGCCGATGCCGTGCTCATCTCGCACATGCGCGGCCACACCTCCGACATGGACGCCATCATGGCGCTCGCGGATGCCGCGGGCATTCCCGTCGTCGAGGATGCGGCCCATTCCCTCGGCACGCTCTGGAACGGCAAGCGCATCGGCACCATCGGCCGCGTGGGCTGCTTCTCCTTCCAGTCCTACAAGATGCTCAATTCCGGCGAGGGCGGCATGCTCATCACCGATGACGCGGACCTCGCCGCCCGCGCGGTGATCATGTCCGGCGCCTACGAGCACAATTGGAAGAAGCACCCCGTCCTGCAGGAGCCCTTCAAGCGCTGGCAGAACAAGCTCCCGCTCTACAACACGCGGCTGAGCAACCTGTCGGCCGTCGTTGTAGACGCGCAGCTCGCCGAGCTCGACCGCCGCTGCGCGCAAGGCAAGCGCAATCACGATCACATGGCCGCCATCCTCAACGAGACCGAGTTCTTCGACGTGCCGGCGCCGCTGCCGGGCGAGCACCGCGCACCGGACTCCATCCAGTTCAATCTCACCGGCTTCACCGATGACGAGGCACGCGCCCTGGTGGCAGAGCTCAAGGCCCGCCACCTCGGCGCGCAGGTCTTCGGCCTCTCCACCGACAATGCCCGCGCCTTCTGGAATTGGGCGTTCCTGCCGGAGGCGTCGATCCCCGGCGGCGACCTGCCCAAGACGCGCGCCATGCTCGAACGCGCCTGCGACGTGCGCCTGCCCGCGCGCCTTTCGCTCGAGGAGGTGGAGATGATCGCGGAGGCCGTCATCGCGGCCGCCTACTCTGCGAAGGGCACCGGTCGACAGGTGGCAGCCGAGTAA
- a CDS encoding DUF4147 domain-containing protein: protein MTLNLQEKRAAVQEIFMAGVAAADPGDAVARALKARPVASGATIIAVGKAALRMAEAVRAEVENPREILIVTNPENARDMAAAEVFAASHPVPDAQGLRAAEAVEAALGRADHVLALLSGGGSALLPAPVKGLTLDDKIRVNELLLASGADITQMNLVRQSLSRLKGGGFLRAAAPAPVRALILSDVVGDDLSTIASGPTAPPLGTRADAAQVLEALGLINRVPEAVRRVLAAPEEAWDGPAAENELVGSNTASVMAMAGAARAYGLPVHVHAPALTGDVEEAARRVAGTTDPGIHLFGGETTVTLRGSGKGGRNQELALRAALHLRRGDWVYLQAGTDGRDGPTDAAGAIVDAERLAAMQQGGDLLAQLENNDAYHALKPAGALLVTGATGTNVADLGVLIR from the coding sequence ATGACACTGAACTTGCAAGAAAAACGGGCCGCGGTGCAAGAGATCTTCATGGCTGGCGTGGCCGCCGCCGATCCCGGCGATGCGGTGGCGCGCGCGCTCAAGGCGCGGCCCGTCGCCTCGGGTGCGACGATCATCGCCGTGGGCAAGGCGGCGCTCCGCATGGCAGAGGCGGTGCGGGCAGAGGTCGAGAACCCGCGCGAGATCCTCATCGTCACCAATCCCGAGAATGCACGCGACATGGCAGCGGCGGAGGTCTTCGCCGCGTCTCACCCCGTCCCGGACGCGCAAGGCCTCCGGGCCGCGGAGGCGGTGGAGGCGGCGCTGGGACGCGCTGATCACGTGCTCGCGCTCCTGTCGGGCGGGGGCTCGGCGCTGTTGCCCGCGCCGGTCAAGGGCCTGACATTGGATGACAAAATCAGGGTGAACGAGCTTCTCCTCGCCTCGGGCGCGGACATCACGCAGATGAACCTGGTGCGCCAGTCGCTCTCGCGGCTCAAAGGCGGCGGGTTCCTTCGGGCGGCGGCGCCCGCGCCGGTGCGGGCGCTCATCCTGTCGGACGTCGTGGGTGATGACCTCTCCACCATCGCCTCGGGGCCCACGGCGCCCCCCCTCGGGACGCGGGCAGACGCAGCCCAAGTGCTCGAGGCGCTAGGGCTCATCAACCGGGTGCCGGAGGCCGTGCGCCGGGTCCTCGCCGCGCCGGAGGAGGCCTGGGACGGGCCCGCGGCGGAGAATGAGCTAGTGGGCTCGAACACCGCGTCGGTCATGGCCATGGCAGGGGCCGCGCGGGCTTACGGGCTGCCCGTCCATGTCCACGCGCCGGCGCTCACGGGCGACGTGGAAGAGGCCGCGCGCCGCGTGGCGGGAACGACCGATCCCGGCATCCACCTCTTTGGCGGGGAGACGACCGTGACCCTGCGCGGCAGCGGAAAAGGCGGGCGCAATCAGGAGCTTGCGCTGCGCGCGGCGCTCCATCTCAGGCGCGGGGACTGGGTCTATCTGCAAGCGGGGACAGACGGGCGCGATGGGCCCACGGATGCCGCTGGCGCGATCGTGGACGCGGAACGGCTCGCGGCGATGCAGCAGGGCGGAGACCTCCTCGCGCAGCTCGAAAACAACGATGCCTACCATGCGCTCAAGCCGGCCGGTGCGCTTCTCGTGACCGGTGCCACGGGGACGAATGTCGCCGATCTCGGGGTCCTGATCCGCTAG